In one window of Gossypium hirsutum isolate 1008001.06 chromosome A01, Gossypium_hirsutum_v2.1, whole genome shotgun sequence DNA:
- the LOC107920259 gene encoding rop guanine nucleotide exchange factor 1, with protein MGSVSSDDGFDEQSERCGSYSLSADVSESESCSSFSYRRFDGEGCSSSMTSSSPRLPAAGRFGFQVPLMLPVIGGKDVVIWDDEKPEKRDTNLSEIEMMKERFAKLLLGEDMSGGGHGVCSALAISNAITNLSATVFGQLWRLEPLAPQKKAMWRREMDWLLCVSDSIVDLVPSIQQFPGGRTYEVMVTRPRLDLYVNLPALKKLDAMLITILDGFCETEFWYVDRGIVVDDGGDCEACEEKWWLPCPKVPPNGLSEDARKKLQQCRDCTNQVLKAAMAINSNVLAEMEIPTAYLENLPKNGKACLGDIIYRYITADQFSPECLLDCLDLSTEHHTLEVTNRIEAAVHVCKLKDQRKRINDIKVKRSSWGGKVKGLVSISEKNNFLAQRAETLLHCLRRRFPGLPQTSLDMSKIQYNKDVGQSILESYSRVMESLAFNIMARIDDVLYVNDVIKRCAEAETVSLFDRRGLGGLPIQKRMSPSPFSIQHTPYASPFATPTFCSSTPLTGSPGRAPSSLKRNILKEESNWKFGKPCAVEFERVCSYTRSLSARRVSENAHERD; from the exons ATGGGAAGTGTATCTTCAGATGATGGCTTTGATGAGCAGAGCGAGCGGTGCGGGAGTTATAGTTTGAGTGCAGATGTGAGTGAATCGGAGAGTTGTAGTAGCTTCTCATATCGGCGGTTCGATGGAGAAGGTTGCTCCAGTTCCATGACCTCATCGTCTCCAAGGTTACCGGCTGCTGGAAGGTTCGGTTTTCAGGTGCCGTTGATGTTGCCGGTGATTGGAGGGAAGGATGTGGTGATATGGGATGATGAGAAGCCTGAGAAACGGGACACCAATTTGTCTg AAATTGAGATGATGAAGGAGAGATTTGCTAAGCTTCTTTTAGGAGAAGACATGTCTGGAGGTGGGCATGGAGTGTGTAGTGCACTTGCCATTTCGAATGCCATCACCAATCTCTCTG CGACCGTCTTTGGTCAGCTGTGGAGGTTAGAGCCATTAGCACCGCAGAAGAAGGCAATGTGGAGGAGAGAAATGGACTGGCTCTTGTGTGTGAGTGATTCGATTGTTGACCTTGTGCCATCTATACAACAATTCCCTGGTGGACGCACATACGAAGTCATGGTCACAAGGCCACGCTTAGATTTGTATGTAAACCTTCCCGCCCTTAAGAAGCTTGATGCAATGTTGATTACCATACTTGATGggttttgtgagacagagttttGGTATGTTGATCGGGGGATAGTCGTGGATGATGGTGGTGATTGTGAAGCTTGTGAAGAGAAGTGGTGGTTGCCTTGTCCAAAAGTGCCACCAAACGGCTTGTCAGAGGATGCAAGGAAGAAGTTGCAACAATGCAGGGATTGCACGAACCAAGTACTTAAGGCAGCCATGGCAATTAATAGCAATGTGCTTGCAGAGATGGAGATACCTACTGCTTACTTGGAGAACTTACCAAAG AATGGAAAGGCTTGTCTAGGAGATATCATCTACCGCTACATAACAGCTGATCAATTCTCGCCAGAATGTCTACTTGATTGCCTTGATCTATCAACCGAACATCACACTCTGGAAGTAACTAACAGGATTGAGGCAGCAGTGCATGTTTGCAAGCTCAAAGATCAAAGGAAACGCATTAATGACATCAAAGTTAAGCGCTCCTCGTGGGGTGGAAAGGTTAAAGGTCTTGTTTCCATTAGTGAAAAGAATAATTTTCTGGCCCAAAGAGCTGAGACCCTCTTACATTGCTTGAGGCGTCGTTTTCCTGGTCTTCCACAGACATCATTGGATATGagcaaaattcaatataataag GATGTTGGGCAATCAATTCTTGAAAGCTACTCAAGGGTGATGGAGAGTTTGGCCTTCAACATTATGGCAAGAATAGATGATGTCCTTTATGTTAACGATGTTATCAAGCGCTGTGCTGAGGCAGAAACAGTTTCCCTTTTCGACAGGAGAGGATTGGGTGGTCTTCCAATCCAAAAACGAATGTCCCCAAGCCCCTTCTCAATTCAGCACACTCCTTATGCCTCTCCTTTTGCAACGCCAACCTTCTGTTCTTCAACCCCGCTCACTGGAAGCCCTGGAAGGGCACCTTCCTCTTTGAAGAGAAACATTCTTAAGGAGGAATCCAATTGGAAATTCGGAAAACCATGTGCAGTTGAATTTGAGAGGGTGTGTTCATATACACGGAGCCTCAGTGCGAGAAGAGTTTCTGAAAATGCTCATGAGAGAGATTGA